GCAGCCAGGTACCCTCCTCATTTTGAATGCTATGGAATGAAGTTTGGTTCTGCACTCCTCATTGTTGATAGAGATCAGttcctcttcagcttgtctagaCTTTTCCTTATATTCTTTCACTTTGGCATAGATATCCCCAAACTGTAACTTGGACCAGCTACTAAGAGTGGTAGATAtcctcttcattttctgataAAAGAACCATATTGGATTACCCTTTGTATCCCTTCTCCAGCACCTGCTAACCATCTCCATAAAAGATGGGTAGTCTGTCCAACAGTttaggaatttgaagaatttgatgtgatgataattGTGTTCAGTCATTTTCAAGAGTAGAGGACAATGATCTGACCCCATTGTAGGTAGGTGAGTAATGAGTATGAGGAATAACCTTTATCTATTTGTCATTGCACATACCTCTATCTAATCTCTTCCATATTCTGAACATTATACCTCTTAGATTAGACCAGGTATATTTTTATCCTGAGAACCCCAAATCCTACAAACCATAAGCTTCAATGGTGCTAATAAATTccaaactctttctcatattataggtTACACCCCCTAGTTTCTCTTCAGGATCtataataacattgaagtctcctAGAGTGCACCATGGAAGGGATATATTTGACTGCTGTAGCATGCTATTCCACAGGGGTCTTCTAAGATGGTCCTTGCATTTTGTATATAAAAAAGTAGCAATATACTGATTGGGGGACATTACATAGTTCAATTCATAAGTAATCAATTGCTCCTCATTTTCCAATATCCCGTAGTCAACATCCTTAGTccaaaaaatccaaatcttaccatttggattgCTGATAGCATAGTCCATGTTGAGTTCATTTATGAATTGCTGAATTTGAGAACTATCTGAGAATGGCTCCAAAATGGCAATAATAGATATTTGGAGGGTACTCTTAAGGGACTTAAGTCTTTCTATGGCTGCTTGGGTATTGATACCTTTTACATTCCAACTGAGTATATTAATCATTGGGATATTTTAGAGGTAAATAGTCTAGTATGTGGTCTTCCTGTTATGACAAAGTTAGTGGGGCTATTTGGCTTGACATTATACATAGTTTTGTGCACTCCTCTAGGGGATAATCCTTGAGATTTGGTAAGCTGCTGAATTTTATCTTCTAAGTCCCTATCATTCTCAGTGGTGGGAATGAAAGCTGTGAGCAGGTGTTCATTggcattttcatcttcatcctGACCCTGCATAGATTGGATATCATTGTCATCCTCAGCTTTAGACTCATCTATAGCATATTCATCTATGTCTCGAGGGACTTTTATGTTAGTGTTCAATATACTTTCCAACTAAGACTTTGTGCTCTGATCAGGAGTTTTCTCAGCTTTTTGTTGAGTTGGTGTATGATTATAATGAGCTTGTAGGGGAGAAATATCGATGCCTATTTAATCATTATCCAACACAAACTGCTGACATCCTGAAGGAACCTCAGCCTCTTTTTCTGCTACGTCAAATACCTTAGTAAGAGGACTTTTTTCAACATAGTTTTTCTCCTGAATCTTCTTTTTAGTgcctctcttcttttcttgctcaACTTATTTCTTTTATCAGTAGAGGCTTTACCACTAGTACTTGCAAATGATCCCATGTCTTTGGCGATAGAACCTTCGTTTGCTTGCAAGATAGAAACATCTATAGGGTCCTCTGCTTGCCTGAGTTCTGGAGTTGCTATGACAATTTGATCATTGAGTTTAGTGGTAGGAGTGGCTCTAAAGTCATACCTAGGGTCAGTGTtttggttctcatgcaaaataTGAGATAGTCTCCCACCCCCTATGGATTCCCCATCCTACAGGTTAATGGATATCTCTTGTACTTTTCTATCCATACCTCCAGCAACTTCTAAATCAGTAGCAATAGAAATATACAATAGGGATTTCAGGGATCTGGGGAGAGCTGAGTCAATACCTAGGCCTTTGGCATTGTTGTACTCCACAGCTTTAATATCATTATTAAGTTCAAACCTGTCAGCCATATGGTTATCTGTAGGTTTGCTAGTGGCCTTTCTTTTAAAAACCTGTTGAATGGGTCTATGGGGAAGGGGTTGCTGACTCTGGACTCCAAAGACAGCATTTCATTTTTggatattatcattattaatattaaagaaGGTACCTATTGGCTACATGTTCTTTGGTTGCTGATTATCACTGGTGCGTGGTTGAGgcatttttgagatttttcctTGATGCATTCTCCTCTGTCTAGTGTGTTGCAGAGTTCCTTGTTGGTGGGATTGGCCATTCTTCTTGGTTTTCTTCTTTTGAGTTTGCCATTCCTCTTTTTCTTGCTTACCTTTAGATTCTTCATTAGTCTTATTTGCCTGCTGTTCCTTGGTGTTGTTTTTCTCTTAGATTTGTTCTTCATTAGCCTTACCAGAGCTAGTTTTTTTGCTTGGCTGCTGCAGTTTCTTCTTGAGAGTTCTTTTGCCTATtttcctcttctcttctcttcacaGTACAAGCAGTATGGTTGTGGCCCTGGTGCTTACAATGCTGCAATATTCAGGCACTCCTTCATATTGAATTGGTTGCCATCTACCTTTGCCATTCACATATTTTTCAAATCCCATCAAGACATGTTCAGGTCTTTGCTTGGTAATATTAACTTGGACCTTTACTTTAGCAACACTACCTCTAGTTTTCTTATATGTTGCTAAGTCCAGGAGCAACACTTTCCCAATTGGAGGCAGTAGAGGTGTGACCACTACCATACAATAACAATGCCAAGGAAGTTCTGGTAGGATTACCCATATAGGGACCAAAGGACTTTCCTCCTTTGGTTTAAATGTGGGAGTCTAGAGCTGTAATCTCATGAGCTGTCCTTGGATGAACATTTTTCCTTTTGTCCACACTGTTGTGTGATCAAACTTATTATCTAAATCAATGTATAAGTGTCTAGAGTTGAAGTGAATCAGTTTAACCCCCCCTTTAAGTTCTGTTTGGAGAATGAACTCCTTTCTAATAACCTCCATTCTTGGCATAGTATGTGTAAACTTCCCAATAAGTGTGTATTTATACCTAACTGCTAAATTAACCATGAAATCTTCCTTAAAAAACAAAACTGCAGGGTATCCTTACTTTGTGGTGATTGCAGGAGCAGAGATACCTATAAGAGTATTTTGTACAGCCTCTTGGGCTCTAAGTCTGGTTGCAAGTGTATGAGTCACAATAGGATTTGGAGGATTAGGAGTATTTGGATTAGGAGCTCTAATTTGGTTATTATTTTTGGCGACAAGATTTTTCCTACTTGGTGGATGGCTGTTTTGATCTCTTTTATGATTGTTAGGATTAAAAACCTCAAAGTTGTTAGAAACTCTCAATGAGGCAGAGTTGGTAATTAAGTTGTGTTCATTTGGTTGGGATTTATTAGGTACTAACTTAGTTTCTTGGTGGTTTTGATTTGGCTTATCAAAGTTACTAGAGATTTTAGGAAAATTGTGCTGGTTTGGAGTGTTCTTCTTATGAGCTGCTATAAGGTTGGGAGTGTTAGTGCCTTGGTTCTGAATAGTAGTAGGTACAACATTACTGGACTTAAACTTATTGCCAGcatctttttgaatataatcTTCCCTCCCTTGAGTAGCGGTAGGTACATCATTACTATACTTAAACATATTGCTAGCATCATTTTGAATATAACCTTCCTTCCCCTGTATTGAACAATCTATCACAACACCATGGTGCTCATTTTCATTAGATTGCAATTGAGTTCCAATGGATTTTAGCATACTACTTGTGGAAGGGACAATATCATTTTGCATAGAAGTATTACCAGCAGTACCAGGGTATTCATTTGCATGATCACCACTAGATTTCAACATATTATAATCTTTAGTAATCAAATTAGAGGGAGTAAAAATACCTGCAGCTGCATGTGCACCACTTATGTGATGATTTTGTTTCTTCACATTGTGAtctatattattatcattaagAGGATCATGAACTAAGCCTTGCAGGGATTCACTAATAGCAGTACCAGGAAGACCATTTGCAAGAAGTTACAAAGGACCTTCACTAGATTTGAATATATTGATAGTAGTACCAggagctccggcaccaccaCAGTCCTCTTGACGAATTTTTGAATGTGAGCTTGTTTGTGAAGATTTGAAGTACCTTAGGTGGCTGGGAAGGTGCACACCACCATTGTGGTCCTTTTGACATTGGTCTCGCACCCTATAATTGGCCGGAGCTCCAGCGTCACCACTGTTGACAGTGTTGCAGGCGATATTCAAGTGTTTTGGTGAGGATTCGAGGTCGCGCTTGGTGTTCTGAAGCTGCTCCATATCATGAGAAATAATTTGGCATTGACTTTGATCCATTATACTCGCTGGACCTCCAGCACCGCCACCCTTTTCTTCACCGGAGTTTGTTCTTCTAGTGAAAACTATACCATCAGTGGCGCCATGACCTGGGGGATAAACCCCAGTATGTATATTGGCTCGAATAACACCTGAGCCCCTTTGATTTTGAGATCGCGATTCCGATGGTACTGTGGCTTTGTGCGTAGAAATCGCCTAAACAGTGTGTTCAATTTGGCTGGTGAATATTTGTGATTTTTGGCTTGAATGTAGTTCATAGGATGTAGATACAATTCCTGTATTTAGTTTAACTCGTAGCAATCCATTCTTCTGCAAATCAATAATTCGTTGAACATTCATCAGCTCTTTCTCAGATATATGAACAGTGCTCATTTCTGATTTTTGATGATTGGAGGAGCTATAGTTGGAGTTTGGAGATGATACAATTTGCATTACGTTCGTATAGATGAAATCTTCGATTCCATCTTTTGAACGAAATTTTTTGATGtccggaggtgggtcccaccccatatACAAAATTATGACTGAAGTGCCCTTCGTAAGAGCTTCTTCCTTAGAGAGATATTAGAGAGAGAGAAGTGAGAATCATCCTTCATATAGGCTCTTTAATAatatcataacttcatgaaatcaagagtcaatatccatcaatatatataaagaaactttatatatatcataatctatgtatttaaattcatcatgtaaaaaacccataagattttatcattttgaattgaaatactTGGTGGAGAAAACAgatgggctccatgggtgaaacgACTCATGgataaaaacccacataccttgagagaaacaaaatccctaagaacacttgaggaagaaaggagACTTCAATGCCTTGAATTTTGAAACCTTAGCCTTGCCTTGAAGcccttggaagaacttgagaggagaGGATTAACAGGGCTTTAAAGGGTCTGGGGTCTTTAGATAGGTGAATTTTGCCCTCAAAATGACACCACCTTGGGTTAAAACAGCCTGTGATGGTTGTTCGTGGACCCTGCCTTTCGAAACATTCTTGAGGACTTTGGGGAGGTCTCACCACAGAGGGATTCATGTCCCGTGGTTCTCACCACAGTCCATGATGCTGACCATGGTCTGTGAAGGCTTCCTTGGTCAGCTTCTGGTGCCAGTGTTCTACAACTTCTGAGAATTCCTCCTTTGATCCTTTgtttaggactttccaagtTTCCGGGGTCTTACACTAAAGTGACCTAatgcaaattgatcaaaaatCCTAGAACCattaaattgaaataaattgaAAAGGAGAGAATTTTTTGGGACtccataaataaaaatgatccatggatgaattctcaacataccttgattaaaatCAATCTTGAAATCTTGAGAATGAGATTTGTACCTTGGAGCCTTAGCTTTGACTTAACAGAGAAGATTGATTTTTGAGGGAGAGTTCTAGAGAGATGgattattttgattaaaaagTTTGAGAGAGAATTAGAGCAAACCATACCAAAGGCACTATTATTCAAAGCTTACTATAATTAGGTGAGTATCAAAACTGTCAAACGATTTGTATATCAAGCTATTGTATTAGACCATAATCAAGCTAAATATATAGACTGTCAAACCAATTCAAAGAACATAACACGTTAGGATCAAGAAGTAATCAACTAATATCAAAACTAACTAAAAATATAACCAAGAGCTAGTAGTACTCTCTTAGTTTTAAACAAATCAAAACAAATTGAGCATGTAATGATGTCATATAACTTAAAATCCAAAGGAATAACTCACTATTATTACTTATCATATTCAAACAGATTTATTAAATTCTAATTGAGCATTAAGTCTATTATAACAAAGCCAAAAATGATAATGGTGTACCAATAAATGAATTACACAGAAGATTGTTGGTAATAACATATGGTAGCAAATCCTTAGTTcgtttaaagaaaaaaaaaagagatgtaGTAAGTATCATAATTAAACTTAAAGAAATCTTACTACGGATGGATCTTTACAGATCcatctctaaaataataaagcCTTGAAATTCTGTTGATAAGGTTGTCTTCATCATTATTGTTAGTGGAATGGTGGAGAAATAATACTTTGTTGCTGATACTCATCGAATTCAATGGGAAAAGGGTCGTCCAGTGATTGTTGATCTAGGATGAAAAGagagggagaagaagagagaggatgAGACATACAGTGATGGGAGAGAATAACAGCGGTGACGGCTTTGGTCTTCATTCGCAGAGCGATGAAGAGAGAGGGGAATTGGGTCTTTGTTCTGATTGAGAAGGGACGACGAAGTGGAATGGTGGTACGGTGGTATCTTGAGGTTGTCTCATCAGTCTCTTCTTCACTAGAGACGGCGATTGGAGAGAAGATGAAAAGATGGAGAGAAGAGGTTATgtgagagaagaagagagatgTGGTGCTCATGGTGGTTTCACCGGAGAGGAGATTGTAGTGGACCTCTATTTTGGAGGAGAAAAGGAGGAGAGAATAGATAGAGATAGAAAGAGGCCGTTTTCTCTTCATTTTGAGAGAAAAGGCAAAGTGATTAGGATTTTAGGAATTTGGGGGTGGGTAAttgaaataatatgaaagaataGATTTAATCGCAGCCATTGATCAATACAGGGTGAACGAATGAGATTAAAATTGAGATTTATAATTAGACCATATTGGATTCATATGGGCTAGAATTGATAAAATTTGCACAAAAATTAGATAGAATTGACATGAATTGAATGGAAAAGGCtatgatttaaataatttgaaggaaaaattaaaTGGATTgctattaaattaataaaaatagtacacatattaaaataagtaaacaatataaaagaaatacaCTTCACTATGTAGAATATAACGTATACATATttcaaggatctcaagtcactctttcattaaacttacttgaaacatcataaaaacattgatcataacctttcataaaatattcataaactttcttacataaagcatctttaacctcattcataaagcttgtatttaaataatattaaaaatcatgatcatatcgcataaatcatacttgaaactagcatattgcatgagtcattaaaattaacttgaaatcatgcaatgtgatgtgaattatgcataattaggctaataacattaaaatatatcagaattgagaagacccaatgcaagtCATGACATTAGAGCTTTAAATTGAAGAAGTCATAAGAGGACTGAGAAGAAATCTTTCGAattccatgggtggaaggaaccCATAGAttaagtcccacataccttgatcttGATGAGCTAtaaattgaagagaatgaaatcttgaccttgaagaaccctTTTTTGGATTTCTTTGGGAGAGGAGGACCTTGAACAAAAACATAGGACAAAAGGGTTTATGATTTGAGGgaattatggagagaatgagagggttagaagactttagggtagttaataggtaggaaTCTAGTCTCAAAAATTGTTCACATAAATTAATGAAATAaggggaaaagaccaaaataaccccaacTTAAAACTGATTCTGGAACCAAAATGGACCATTACCACAGACTGTGATAGAAAATATGATCCATGGTCCCCTCTGTAGTGAGGGACATAGGATTTTCTGAAAGGGGTTTTTGGGAGGTTTCCCACCACGATACCCACCACAGCCTGTTAAGAGCACCACGATTTGTGGGGGTCTTCTGTGGTGGTAGACTTGGaattaaaattttgggggtttgCAAGAAATTTTTAGGATTTTCTCCACGAAGACCTTCATGGTATGTGGAGTTCACTACAGACTCTGAATAACAGCCTGATGCAGGGCTTATTAGAGGCCAACAGGAAAGGCTCACCATGGAGCTCATAACGGATCATGGTCCGCACTACAGCCCATGGTGGCCCCTCATGGTCACCACTTCAGAACTCAAAGCACAGGATTAGGACCACAGTGGTTCTTTAGAACTCTTGTTTCTTTATACGTCCCACAGTGGGTCCCGTGAAGACCACCTTGTGCCAAAAGATGCATTTTTatggaatttcatcttttgttcctcatttttcatatttcaaacATTTGGGGTTTTACATTAAGAGACTTAGGTGTCGCTTTTACGACCCCTGGGGGTTCTTGTAAAACCAGAATTTCAGTTGTGTCGCCAAGTATAAAAATGCAATATGTTGAGCTTGAGAGATCTAATTGAAGTGATGTGAAGTCCTATGTGTTTGTATTGTGGCTATGCTGGGAGCTTCGAAAGGTGTCATTTTGAGGTAAATTTTGTCCCAAAGGGCCTCCCTCTCTCTTTTTAAATCTTTAATGGTGGAAATTATGCATGAACTGATTCCTTCATTTTTAGCATTGAATTTTGCTATATTTTTTTACCTCAAGCTCATTAATCTCAAATGAAACTTTTCATAGAGTCGAATTTGGAATTCTTGGTGCTGGTCCCACAATTCCATTTTAGATTCAATTTTGGGTTTGGTTTTGAAAAATGCAAATTTGATGTCAAAAC
This region of Solanum dulcamara chromosome 9, daSolDulc1.2, whole genome shotgun sequence genomic DNA includes:
- the LOC129903710 gene encoding uncharacterized protein LOC129903710, with protein sequence MGWDPPPDIKKFRSKDGIEDFIYTNVMQIVSSPNSNYSSSNHQKSEMSTVHISEKELMNVQRIIDLQKNGLLRVKLNTGIAISTHKATVPSESRSQNQRGSGVIRANIHTGVYPPGHGATDGIVFTRRTNSGEEKGGGAGGPASIMDQSQCQIISHDMEQLQNTKRDLESSPKHLNIACNTVNSGDAGAPANYRVRDQCQKDHNGGVHLPSHLRYFKSSQTSSHSKIRQEDCGGAGAPGLVHDPLNDNNIDHNVKKQNHHISGAHAAAGIFTPSNLITKDYNMLKSSGDHANEYPGTAGNTSMQNDIVPSTSSMLKSIGTQLQSNENEHHGVVIDCSIQGKEGYIQNDASNMFKYSNDVPTATQGREDYIQKDAGNKFKSSNVVPTTIQNQGTNTPNLIAAHKKNTPNQHNFPKISSNFDKPNQNHQETKLVPNKSQPNEHNLITNSASLRVSNNFEVFNPNNHKRDQNSHPPSRKNLVAKNNNQIRAPNPNTPNPPNPIVTHTLATRLRAQEAVQNTLIGISAPAITTK